A window from Pseudomonas alloputida encodes these proteins:
- a CDS encoding adenylosuccinate synthase: MGKNVVVLGTQWGDEGKGKIVDLLTEHAAAVVRYQGGHNAGHTLVINGEKTVLHLIPSGILREGVQCLIGNGVVVAPDALMREITKLEEKGVPVRERLRISPAAPLILSYHVALDQAREKARGEAKIGTTGRGIGPAYEDKVARRGLRVGDLFHRERFAAKLGELLDYHNFQLVNYYKEPAIDFQQTLDECMAYAEQLKPMMLDVTAELHNLRRAGKDIMFEGAQGSLLDIDHGTYPYVTSSNTTAGGISTGSGVGPMYLDYILGITKAYTTRVGSGPFPTELFDETGATLAKRGHEFGSTTGRARRCGWFDAVILRRAIDVNSISGICLTKLDVLDGLETINICVGYKNENGAVIDAPSDADSYIGLEPVYEEMPGWSESTLGVKTLEELPQAARDYIKRIEELVGAPIDIISTGPDRNETIVLRHPFA; this comes from the coding sequence ATGGGTAAGAATGTCGTCGTCCTGGGCACCCAGTGGGGTGATGAGGGCAAAGGCAAGATCGTCGATCTGCTGACCGAACATGCTGCCGCCGTAGTGCGCTACCAGGGTGGCCACAATGCGGGTCACACCCTGGTGATCAACGGTGAAAAGACCGTTCTGCACCTGATTCCGTCCGGCATCCTGCGTGAAGGCGTGCAGTGCCTGATCGGTAACGGCGTGGTCGTTGCCCCGGATGCACTGATGCGTGAAATCACCAAGCTGGAAGAGAAAGGCGTACCGGTGCGCGAGCGCCTGCGCATTTCCCCGGCTGCGCCGCTGATCCTGTCGTACCATGTGGCCCTGGATCAGGCCCGCGAAAAAGCCCGTGGCGAAGCCAAGATCGGCACCACCGGCCGTGGTATCGGCCCAGCTTACGAAGACAAGGTGGCACGTCGCGGCCTGCGCGTGGGTGATCTGTTCCACCGCGAGCGTTTCGCTGCCAAGCTGGGTGAGCTGCTGGATTACCACAACTTCCAGCTGGTGAACTACTACAAAGAGCCAGCCATCGACTTCCAGCAGACGCTGGACGAGTGCATGGCTTACGCCGAACAGCTCAAGCCGATGATGCTCGACGTCACCGCCGAGCTGCACAACCTGCGTCGCGCCGGCAAGGACATCATGTTCGAAGGCGCCCAGGGCTCGCTGCTGGACATCGACCACGGCACCTACCCGTACGTCACCAGCTCCAACACCACTGCCGGTGGTATTTCCACCGGTTCCGGCGTCGGCCCGATGTACCTCGACTACATCCTCGGTATCACCAAGGCCTACACCACTCGCGTGGGTTCCGGTCCGTTCCCGACCGAACTGTTCGACGAGACCGGTGCTACCTTGGCCAAGCGTGGCCACGAGTTCGGTTCCACCACCGGCCGTGCCCGTCGTTGCGGCTGGTTCGATGCCGTGATCCTGCGTCGCGCCATCGACGTCAACAGCATCTCGGGCATCTGCCTGACCAAGCTGGACGTACTGGACGGCCTGGAAACCATCAACATCTGCGTTGGCTACAAGAACGAGAACGGTGCCGTCATCGACGCGCCTTCCGATGCCGACAGCTACATTGGCCTTGAGCCGGTGTACGAAGAGATGCCAGGCTGGAGCGAGTCGACTCTGGGTGTGAAAACCCTGGAAGAGCTGCCGCAAGCTGCGCGTGACTACATCAAGCGCATCGAAGAGCTGGTTGGCGCGCCGATCGACATCATTTCGACCGGCCCGGACCGCAACGAGACCATCGTGCTGCGTCACCCGTTCGCCTGA
- a CDS encoding ATP phosphoribosyltransferase regulatory subunit, with the protein MATVDRWLLPDGIEEVLPPEAARIEIARRQVLDLFQSWGYELVVTPHIEYLESLLTGAGQDLDQRTFKVVDPQSGRLMGFRADFTPQVARIDAHTLRREGPSRLCYAGSVLHAQPRALSTSRSPIQLGAELYGDASPTSDVEVISLMLATLQLADVPDVHMDLGHVGIYRGLARAAGLSGAVEQQLFDAMQRKAVDEVQALTADLPKDLGSMLRALVELCGGREVLAEARVRLGRAPASVLAALDDLLAIADRLASRYPDLPLYFDLGELRGYHYHTGVVFAVFVPGEGQSIAQGGRYDDIGADFGRARPATGFSTDLKTLVTLGRAEVVLPTGGIWMPDSGDAALWQQVCQLRNEGQRVVQALPGQPLSAALEADCDRQLIQQDGRWQVLPLAQ; encoded by the coding sequence ATGGCAACGGTAGACCGCTGGCTGCTGCCAGATGGCATCGAGGAAGTACTGCCACCTGAGGCTGCGCGCATCGAGATCGCGCGCCGCCAGGTGTTGGACCTGTTCCAGAGTTGGGGCTACGAACTGGTCGTCACCCCGCATATCGAGTACCTGGAGTCGCTGCTTACCGGCGCCGGCCAGGACCTGGATCAGCGCACCTTCAAGGTAGTGGACCCGCAGTCCGGCCGCCTGATGGGCTTCCGCGCCGACTTCACCCCGCAGGTAGCGCGTATCGATGCGCACACACTGCGCCGTGAAGGCCCGAGCCGGCTGTGCTATGCCGGCAGCGTGCTGCACGCTCAGCCACGTGCCTTGTCCACCTCGCGCAGCCCGATCCAGCTGGGTGCCGAACTGTACGGCGATGCCAGCCCTACCAGCGATGTCGAAGTCATCAGCCTGATGCTCGCCACGCTGCAACTGGCCGATGTGCCGGATGTTCACATGGACCTGGGCCATGTCGGCATCTACCGCGGCCTGGCCCGTGCCGCCGGTCTGTCCGGCGCGGTCGAACAGCAGCTGTTCGACGCCATGCAACGCAAGGCTGTCGATGAAGTGCAGGCGCTGACGGCCGACCTGCCGAAAGACCTGGGCAGCATGCTGCGCGCCCTGGTCGAGCTGTGTGGTGGTCGGGAAGTACTGGCTGAAGCCCGCGTGCGCCTCGGTCGCGCCCCGGCCAGCGTGCTGGCGGCGCTGGATGACCTGCTGGCGATCGCTGATCGCCTGGCGTCGCGCTACCCGGACCTGCCGCTGTACTTCGACCTCGGCGAGCTGCGTGGTTACCACTACCACACGGGCGTGGTGTTCGCCGTGTTCGTGCCAGGCGAAGGCCAATCGATCGCCCAGGGCGGTCGCTACGACGATATCGGCGCCGACTTTGGCCGGGCGCGCCCGGCCACTGGTTTCTCCACGGATTTGAAGACCCTGGTCACACTGGGGCGAGCGGAGGTCGTATTGCCAACTGGCGGCATCTGGATGCCGGACAGTGGCGATGCGGCCCTCTGGCAGCAAGTCTGCCAGTTGCGCAACGAGGGCCAGCGTGTGGTTCAGGCTCTGCCTGGCCAGCCGTTGAGTGCTGCTCTCGAGGCGGATTGTGATCGGCAATTGATTCAGCAAGACGGGCGCTGGCAGGTTCTGCCGCTGGCCCAGTGA
- the hflC gene encoding protease modulator HflC, translating to MSNRSLIALIAAVVLAIVAWNSFYIVSQTERAVLLRFGKVVQADVQPGLHVKIPYVNQVRRFDARLMTLDAPTQRFLTLEKKAVMVDAYAKWRVKDAERFYTATSGMKQIADERLSRRLESGLRDQFGKRTLHEVVSGERDALMADITASLNRMASKELGIEVVDVRVKAIDLPKEVNRSVFDRMSTEREREAREHRAKGNELAEGIRADADRQRRVLLAEAYREAEETRGDGDAQAAAIYAKAYSQDADFYAFHRSLQAYRESFSSKSDVMVLDPKNEFFRYLDKSRP from the coding sequence ATGAGCAATAGATCGCTGATCGCCCTGATCGCCGCCGTGGTCCTGGCCATTGTGGCCTGGAACAGCTTCTACATCGTGTCCCAGACCGAGCGGGCGGTACTGCTGCGTTTCGGTAAAGTGGTCCAGGCGGATGTTCAGCCAGGCCTGCACGTGAAGATTCCGTACGTGAACCAGGTGCGCAGGTTCGACGCCCGGCTGATGACACTCGACGCGCCTACCCAGCGGTTCCTGACCCTGGAAAAGAAAGCGGTGATGGTCGACGCCTACGCCAAGTGGCGCGTCAAGGACGCTGAACGCTTCTACACCGCCACGTCCGGCATGAAGCAGATCGCCGACGAGCGTCTGTCGCGTCGTCTGGAAAGTGGCCTGCGCGACCAGTTCGGTAAACGTACCCTGCACGAAGTGGTTTCCGGTGAACGTGATGCACTGATGGCTGACATCACTGCATCGCTGAATCGCATGGCGAGCAAGGAACTGGGCATCGAGGTGGTCGACGTGCGCGTCAAGGCCATCGACCTGCCGAAGGAAGTCAACCGCAGCGTGTTCGACCGCATGAGCACCGAGCGTGAGCGTGAAGCCCGCGAGCACCGTGCCAAGGGTAACGAGCTGGCTGAGGGTATCCGTGCCGATGCCGACCGTCAGCGCCGTGTGCTGCTGGCCGAGGCTTATCGCGAAGCAGAAGAAACCCGTGGTGATGGCGATGCCCAAGCGGCCGCTATCTATGCCAAGGCTTACAGCCAGGACGCTGATTTCTATGCGTTCCACCGTAGCCTGCAGGCATACCGCGAGAGCTTCTCGAGCAAGAGCGACGTGATGGTCCTGGACCCGAAGAACGAATTCTTCCGTTACCTGGACAAGAGCAGACCGTGA
- the hflK gene encoding FtsH protease activity modulator HflK has product MAWNEPGGNSNNQDPWGGRRGGGGGGGDKKGPPDLDEAFRKLQDSLNGMFGGSKKRGGGDRNVGKGGGLGLLGIGLAVLAAIWLYSAVYVVDEQEQAVVLRFGKYYETVGPGLNIYFPPIDRKYMENVTRERAYTKQGQMLTEDENIVEVPLTVQYKISNLQDFVLNVDQPEVSLQHATDSALRHVVGSTSMDQVLTEGREQMAVDIRERLQRFLDNYRTGITVTQVNVQSAAAPREVQEAFDDVIRAREDEQRARNQAESYANGVVPEARGQAQRIIEDANGYRDEVIARAKGEADRFTKLLAEYRKAPDVTRERLYLETMQEVYSNSSKVMVATRDGQSNLLYLPLDKMVEGSRKPSVPTTSASPSANDAAARAAQDMQQQQQPLRTRESR; this is encoded by the coding sequence ATGGCTTGGAACGAGCCGGGTGGCAACTCGAACAATCAGGATCCCTGGGGCGGCCGCCGCGGTGGCGGTGGCGGCGGTGGTGACAAGAAAGGTCCACCGGATCTGGACGAGGCCTTCCGCAAACTGCAGGACAGCCTGAATGGCATGTTCGGCGGCAGCAAGAAACGTGGCGGCGGTGATCGCAATGTCGGCAAGGGCGGTGGCCTGGGCCTGCTGGGCATCGGCCTGGCGGTGCTGGCTGCAATCTGGCTGTACAGCGCCGTGTATGTGGTCGACGAGCAGGAGCAGGCGGTTGTGCTGCGCTTCGGCAAGTACTATGAGACGGTCGGTCCCGGCCTGAACATCTACTTCCCGCCGATTGATCGCAAGTACATGGAAAACGTCACGCGTGAGCGTGCCTACACCAAGCAGGGCCAGATGCTGACCGAAGACGAGAACATCGTCGAGGTGCCGCTGACCGTCCAGTACAAGATCAGCAACCTGCAGGACTTCGTGCTCAACGTCGACCAGCCTGAGGTGAGCTTGCAGCACGCGACCGACAGCGCCCTGCGCCACGTGGTGGGTTCCACTTCGATGGACCAGGTGTTGACCGAGGGTCGTGAGCAGATGGCCGTGGATATCCGCGAACGCCTGCAGCGCTTCCTCGACAACTACCGCACCGGTATCACCGTTACCCAGGTCAACGTACAGAGCGCGGCGGCCCCGCGTGAAGTGCAGGAAGCCTTCGACGACGTGATCCGCGCCCGCGAAGACGAGCAGCGTGCCCGCAACCAGGCCGAGTCCTATGCCAATGGCGTGGTGCCGGAAGCCCGTGGTCAGGCCCAGCGCATCATCGAGGATGCCAATGGTTACCGCGACGAAGTCATTGCCCGCGCCAAGGGTGAGGCAGACCGCTTCACCAAGCTGCTTGCCGAGTACCGCAAGGCACCTGACGTAACCCGTGAGCGTCTGTATCTGGAGACCATGCAAGAGGTCTACAGCAACTCGAGCAAGGTCATGGTGGCAACCAGGGACGGGCAGAGCAACCTGCTCTACCTGCCGCTGGACAAGATGGTCGAGGGCAGCCGCAAGCCGTCCGTGCCAACCACCAGCGCGTCGCCATCGGCTAACGATGCGGCCGCTCGTGCCGCGCAGGACATGCAACAGCAACAGCAGCCGCTGCGTACTAGGGAGAGCCGCTGA
- the hflX gene encoding ribosome rescue GTPase HflX → MFFERHGGGERALLVHLEGQNPEAREDPQEFQELALSAGADIVSLVTVTRHQPSAKYLIGSGKVEELHDLVHAEQVDLVIFNHTLTPSQERNLERVFECRVLDRTGLILDIFAQRARTHEGKLQVELAQLEHMSTRLVRGWTHLERQKGGIGLRGPGETQLETDRRLLRVRIRQIKSRLEKVRSQREQARRGRKRADIPSVSLVGYTNAGKSTLFNALTESEVYAADQLFATLDPTLRRLELNDLGPIVLADTVGFIRHLPHKLVEAFRATLEESSNSDLLLHVIDAHEPERMEQIEQVLAVLGEIGAEGLPILEVYNKLDLLEDVEPQIQRNADGKPERVWVSARDGRGLELVGQAVAELLGDDLFVGTLCLEQRFARLRAQFFALGAVQSEEHDEEGRSLLSVRLPMVELNRLVSREGMEPQVFVQQHTLQ, encoded by the coding sequence TTGTTCTTTGAGCGCCACGGTGGTGGTGAGCGGGCGTTGCTCGTTCACTTGGAAGGTCAGAACCCTGAGGCGCGCGAAGACCCGCAGGAGTTTCAGGAGTTGGCATTGTCGGCCGGTGCCGACATCGTCTCGCTGGTCACGGTGACAAGGCATCAGCCTTCCGCCAAATACCTGATTGGCAGTGGCAAGGTCGAAGAGCTGCACGACCTGGTCCATGCCGAACAGGTAGACCTGGTGATTTTCAATCACACCCTCACGCCCAGTCAGGAGCGCAACCTTGAACGTGTGTTCGAGTGTCGTGTGCTCGACCGTACCGGGCTGATCCTCGATATCTTCGCCCAACGGGCGCGTACCCATGAAGGCAAGCTGCAGGTCGAACTGGCCCAGCTGGAGCACATGAGCACGCGGCTGGTGCGCGGCTGGACTCACCTTGAGCGACAAAAAGGTGGTATCGGCCTGCGCGGCCCGGGTGAAACCCAGCTGGAAACCGACCGCCGCCTGTTGCGGGTGCGTATACGCCAGATCAAGTCGCGCCTGGAGAAAGTGCGCAGCCAGCGTGAGCAGGCGCGTCGCGGGCGCAAGCGCGCGGATATCCCCTCGGTGTCGCTGGTGGGTTATACCAACGCCGGCAAGTCCACGCTGTTCAACGCCCTGACCGAATCCGAGGTGTATGCCGCGGACCAGTTGTTCGCCACCCTCGACCCGACCCTGCGCCGGCTCGAGCTCAACGACCTGGGGCCGATCGTGCTGGCCGACACCGTAGGCTTCATTCGCCACCTGCCGCACAAGCTGGTCGAGGCATTTCGGGCTACGCTCGAAGAGTCGAGCAACTCCGACCTGCTGCTGCATGTGATCGACGCCCATGAGCCAGAGCGCATGGAGCAGATCGAGCAGGTGCTGGCGGTGTTGGGCGAGATTGGTGCCGAGGGGTTGCCGATCCTGGAGGTGTACAACAAACTCGACTTGCTCGAAGATGTCGAGCCACAGATCCAGCGCAATGCCGATGGCAAGCCGGAACGGGTCTGGGTATCGGCACGCGATGGGCGTGGCCTGGAGCTGGTTGGCCAGGCGGTTGCCGAGTTGCTGGGGGATGATCTGTTTGTCGGTACCCTGTGCCTGGAGCAGCGTTTTGCCCGCTTGCGCGCGCAATTCTTTGCCTTGGGTGCCGTGCAGAGTGAAGAGCATGATGAAGAAGGGCGCAGCCTGCTGAGCGTGCGACTGCCCATGGTCGAACTGAATCGCCTGGTCAGCCGCGAAGGCATGGAGCCGCAAGTGTTTGTCCAGCAACACACTTTGCAATAA
- the hfq gene encoding RNA chaperone Hfq, which yields MSKGHSLQDPYLNTLRKEKVPVSIYLVNGIKLQGSIESFDQFVVLLKNTVSQMVYKHAISTVVPARPVRLPSPTDSEHGDSEPGNA from the coding sequence ATGTCAAAAGGGCATTCGCTACAAGACCCTTACTTGAACACCTTGAGAAAAGAAAAGGTCCCGGTATCCATTTACCTGGTCAACGGTATCAAACTGCAGGGCTCGATCGAATCGTTCGACCAGTTCGTGGTATTGCTGAAGAACACCGTCAGCCAGATGGTCTACAAGCACGCCATCTCGACCGTAGTTCCGGCCCGTCCGGTCCGCCTGCCAAGCCCGACCGACAGCGAGCACGGCGACAGCGAGCCAGGCAACGCCTGA
- the miaA gene encoding tRNA (adenosine(37)-N6)-dimethylallyltransferase MiaA: MSGKPPAIFLMGPTAAGKTDLAIELTTVLPCELISVDSALVYRGMDIGSAKPSKEVLAAHPHRLIDILDPAQSYSAAQFRADALEAMAEITARGKIPLLVGGTMLYYKALIDGLADMPAADATVRAELEAQAEALGLAELHRQLAEVDPESAARIHPNDPQRLIRALEVYRVSGESMTAHRRRQFAESRGADAGAGGHLPYTVASLAIAPTDRHILHQRIALRFSQMLEQGFVDEVRSLRARSDLHAGLPSIRAVGYRQVWDYLDGKLTENEMRERGIIATRQLAKRQFTWLRGWPEVHWLDSLACDNLSRTLKYLGAISILS, encoded by the coding sequence ATGAGCGGCAAGCCCCCTGCAATATTCCTGATGGGTCCGACGGCGGCCGGCAAGACCGACCTTGCCATCGAACTGACCACAGTGCTGCCGTGTGAACTGATCAGCGTCGATTCGGCACTTGTCTACCGTGGCATGGATATCGGTTCGGCCAAGCCGTCGAAAGAAGTCCTCGCTGCCCACCCGCACCGGCTGATCGACATTCTCGACCCGGCCCAGAGCTATTCCGCCGCGCAGTTCCGTGCCGACGCGCTGGAGGCCATGGCCGAGATCACCGCGCGCGGCAAGATCCCGCTGTTGGTCGGCGGCACCATGCTCTATTACAAGGCGTTGATCGATGGCCTGGCCGACATGCCGGCCGCCGATGCGACGGTGCGCGCCGAGCTGGAAGCGCAGGCTGAAGCCCTGGGCCTGGCCGAGCTGCACCGCCAGTTGGCCGAAGTCGACCCGGAGTCCGCGGCACGTATCCACCCCAATGACCCGCAGCGGCTGATCCGGGCATTGGAGGTATACCGGGTGAGCGGCGAGAGCATGACAGCTCATCGTCGGCGTCAATTCGCGGAAAGTCGCGGCGCAGACGCAGGCGCCGGCGGACATTTGCCCTATACTGTCGCCAGTTTGGCGATTGCTCCTACAGATCGTCACATTTTGCATCAGCGAATTGCGTTACGATTTTCGCAGATGCTGGAACAGGGCTTCGTTGACGAGGTCCGATCGCTGCGAGCCAGAAGTGACTTGCACGCCGGGCTGCCGTCTATACGGGCAGTGGGGTATCGGCAAGTCTGGGATTACCTGGATGGCAAGCTGACTGAGAATGAGATGCGTGAACGCGGTATCATCGCTACCCGGCAGCTGGCCAAACGGCAGTTCACCTGGTTGCGTGGCTGGCCTGAAGTGCACTGGCTTGACAGCCTGGCCTGCGACAATCTGTCCCGCACCTTGAAATACCTTGGGGCCATCTCCATATTGAGCTGA
- the mutL gene encoding DNA mismatch repair endonuclease MutL, which translates to MSGGSRIQLLSPRLANQIAAGEVVERPASVAKELLENSLDSGARRIDIEVEQGGVKLLKVRDDGSGISADDLPLALARHATSKIRELEDLEGVLSLGFRGEALASISSVARLTLTSRTASASEAWQVETEGRDMTPRVQPAAHPVGTSVEVRDLFFNTPARRKFLKAEKTEFDHLQEVIRRLALARFDVGFHLRHNGKSILSLHEAHDEIARARRVGAICGPGFMEQALPIDVERNGLRLWGWVGLPTFSRSQADLQYFFVNGRAVRDKLVAHAVRQAYRDVLFNGRHPTFVLFLELEPNGVDVNVHPTKHEVRFREGRSVHDFLYGTLHRALADVRPEDQLAAPAAVPELVRPTGQQAGEFGPQGEMRLASPVLEQPRAPQQSFSNGGSGAGYQYQYTPRPSQPLPAAEAQAVYREFYKPLETGAAPATALPESQGDIPPLGYALAQLKGIYILAENAVGLVLVDMHAAHERIMYERLKVAMASEGLSGQPLLVPETLALSQREADCAEEHAQWFQRLGFELQRLGPETLAIRQIPALLKQAEANRLVQDVLADLMEYGTSDRIQAHLNELLGTMACHGAVRANRRLAIPEMNALLRDMENTERSGQCNHGRPTWTQMGLDDLDKLFLRGR; encoded by the coding sequence ATGAGTGGCGGTTCGCGAATTCAGCTGCTCAGCCCGCGGCTGGCCAACCAGATTGCCGCCGGCGAGGTTGTCGAGCGGCCGGCGTCTGTGGCCAAGGAACTGCTGGAAAACAGCCTGGACTCCGGTGCCCGGCGCATCGATATCGAAGTCGAGCAGGGCGGCGTCAAACTGCTGAAGGTGCGGGATGATGGCAGCGGCATTTCTGCCGACGACCTGCCGCTGGCCCTGGCTCGACACGCCACCAGCAAGATCCGCGAGCTGGAAGACCTAGAAGGGGTATTGAGCCTGGGCTTCCGTGGCGAGGCCTTGGCCTCGATCAGTTCGGTGGCGCGCCTGACCCTGACCTCGCGTACCGCCAGTGCCAGTGAGGCCTGGCAAGTAGAAACCGAAGGCCGCGACATGACGCCGCGGGTGCAGCCGGCGGCGCACCCGGTCGGTACCTCGGTGGAAGTGCGCGATTTGTTCTTCAATACCCCGGCCAGGCGCAAGTTCCTCAAAGCCGAGAAAACCGAATTCGATCACTTGCAGGAAGTGATCCGGCGGCTGGCGCTGGCCCGTTTCGATGTCGGCTTCCACCTGCGCCACAATGGCAAGAGCATCCTCAGCCTGCACGAGGCCCACGACGAAATCGCCCGTGCACGGCGGGTGGGTGCCATCTGCGGCCCGGGCTTCATGGAGCAGGCACTGCCGATCGACGTCGAGCGCAACGGTCTGCGCCTTTGGGGCTGGGTCGGCCTGCCGACGTTCTCGCGCAGCCAGGCAGACCTGCAGTACTTCTTCGTCAATGGTCGGGCAGTGCGCGACAAACTGGTCGCCCATGCCGTGCGTCAGGCCTACCGGGACGTGCTGTTCAACGGCCGCCACCCCACGTTCGTGCTGTTCCTGGAACTGGAGCCCAACGGCGTCGATGTGAACGTGCACCCAACCAAGCATGAAGTACGGTTCCGCGAAGGGCGCTCGGTGCATGACTTCCTGTATGGCACCTTGCACCGTGCCTTGGCCGATGTACGTCCGGAAGACCAGCTGGCCGCACCTGCTGCCGTACCTGAGCTGGTTCGCCCCACCGGCCAGCAGGCCGGTGAGTTCGGGCCCCAGGGTGAAATGCGCCTGGCCTCGCCGGTGCTTGAACAGCCTCGAGCCCCGCAACAGTCGTTTTCCAATGGTGGCAGCGGCGCCGGTTACCAGTATCAATACACCCCACGTCCCTCGCAGCCGCTGCCGGCCGCAGAGGCACAGGCGGTGTATCGCGAGTTCTATAAGCCGCTGGAAACAGGTGCTGCGCCTGCGACGGCACTGCCCGAAAGCCAGGGCGACATTCCCCCGCTAGGCTATGCCCTGGCGCAGCTCAAGGGTATCTACATCCTGGCCGAGAATGCTGTTGGCCTGGTGCTGGTGGACATGCACGCCGCCCACGAGCGGATAATGTACGAGCGCCTCAAGGTGGCCATGGCCAGCGAGGGCCTGAGCGGCCAGCCGCTGCTGGTGCCGGAGACCCTGGCCCTCAGCCAGCGTGAAGCCGACTGTGCCGAAGAGCATGCACAGTGGTTTCAGCGCCTGGGCTTCGAATTGCAGCGCCTGGGCCCCGAGACCCTGGCGATTCGCCAGATCCCGGCCTTGCTCAAGCAGGCTGAAGCCAACCGCCTGGTGCAGGACGTGCTTGCCGACCTTATGGAGTACGGCACCAGTGATCGCATTCAGGCGCACCTCAATGAGCTGCTCGGCACCATGGCTTGCCACGGTGCCGTGCGCGCCAACCGGCGTCTGGCAATTCCCGAGATGAACGCCCTGCTGCGCGACATGGAAAACACCGAGCGCAGCGGCCAGTGCAACCATGGTCGTCCTACCTGGACCCAGATGGGGCTGGACGATCTGGACAAACTTTTCCTGCGCGGTCGATGA
- a CDS encoding N-acetylmuramoyl-L-alanine amidase — protein MRIRALVAIVGLLLTTVTVEALAVTQVKSMRLWRAPDNTRLVFDLSGPVQHSVFTLSAPDRLVIDINGATLAAPLNVATSNTPISSVRSAQRTPTDLRVVVDLKKSVTPKSFTLAPNAQYGNRLVVDLYDQEADAIAASAPPPAPAPVQTPATTPAVPVTPAQPAIKLPPVPSGKRDIVVAIDAGHGGEDPGASGSRGQHEKDIVLQIAKELQRQINSEKGFRAELTRTGDYFIPLRKRTEIARKKGADLFISIHADAAPSRAAFGASVFALSDRGATSETARWLADTENRSDLIGGAGNVSLDDKDRMLAGVLLDLSMTATLSSSLNVGQKVLGNMGRVTSLHKQRVEQAGFMVLKSPDIPSILVETGFISNNNEAAKLASSSHQQALARSIRTGVHQYFQQNPPPGTYIAWLRDTGKIAAGPREHTVRPGETLAMLAVRYQVSVASLRSINSLKTDELKVGQRLDVPATTLAAQ, from the coding sequence ATGCGCATACGCGCACTGGTCGCCATCGTTGGGCTGCTGCTGACAACGGTGACCGTTGAGGCTCTGGCCGTCACTCAAGTCAAGAGCATGCGCCTGTGGCGCGCACCGGACAACACGCGGCTGGTCTTCGACCTGTCTGGCCCCGTGCAGCATAGTGTCTTCACCCTGAGCGCACCCGATCGCCTGGTCATCGACATCAATGGCGCAACACTGGCCGCGCCACTGAATGTGGCCACCTCCAACACGCCGATAAGCAGTGTACGTTCGGCTCAGCGTACGCCAACCGACCTTCGGGTTGTGGTCGACCTGAAAAAGTCGGTTACCCCGAAAAGCTTCACCCTGGCGCCCAACGCACAATACGGCAACCGCTTGGTGGTCGACCTGTATGACCAGGAAGCTGACGCTATCGCGGCCAGCGCGCCGCCACCTGCACCGGCCCCGGTACAAACGCCTGCGACCACGCCTGCGGTGCCAGTGACGCCGGCCCAGCCGGCGATCAAGCTACCACCGGTACCCAGTGGCAAGCGTGACATCGTGGTTGCCATCGATGCCGGGCACGGCGGCGAAGACCCTGGCGCTTCCGGCTCGCGTGGCCAGCACGAAAAAGACATCGTGTTGCAGATCGCCAAGGAACTGCAGCGTCAGATCAACAGCGAAAAAGGTTTCCGTGCAGAGCTGACCCGCACCGGCGATTACTTCATCCCGCTGCGCAAGCGTACGGAAATCGCCCGCAAGAAAGGCGCCGACCTGTTCATTTCGATTCACGCCGACGCGGCCCCGTCGCGCGCAGCCTTTGGCGCCTCGGTGTTCGCCCTGTCCGATCGTGGCGCCACCTCCGAGACGGCGCGCTGGCTGGCCGACACGGAAAACCGTTCTGACCTGATCGGTGGTGCGGGTAATGTCAGCCTCGACGACAAGGACCGCATGCTCGCTGGCGTGCTGCTTGATCTGTCGATGACCGCTACGCTCAGCTCCAGCCTCAACGTGGGGCAAAAGGTATTGGGCAACATGGGGCGGGTCACTTCGTTGCACAAGCAGCGCGTGGAACAGGCCGGGTTCATGGTGCTGAAGTCGCCGGATATTCCGTCGATCCTCGTTGAAACCGGGTTCATCTCGAACAACAACGAAGCAGCCAAGCTGGCCTCGTCGAGCCACCAGCAAGCGTTGGCCCGTTCGATCCGCACTGGGGTGCACCAGTACTTCCAGCAGAACCCACCACCTGGCACCTATATCGCCTGGCTGCGTGACACCGGCAAGATCGCCGCCGGCCCGCGTGAACACACCGTACGCCCTGGCGAAACCCTGGCGATGCTCGCCGTGCGTTACCAGGTCAGTGTGGCCAGTCTGCGCAGCATCAACAGCCTGAAGACCGATGAGCTGAAGGTTGGCCAGCGCCTCGATGTACCCGCCACAACCTTGGCCGCGCAATGA